In a genomic window of Gigantopelta aegis isolate Gae_Host chromosome 9, Gae_host_genome, whole genome shotgun sequence:
- the LOC121380573 gene encoding cytochrome c-like, with product MADIPPGNVEKGKKLFIQRCAQCHVVEAGGKHKTGPCLNGMMGRKTGQAAGFNYTDANKNKGIVWSKDTLWVYLENPKKYIPGTKMIFAGMKKPQERADLLAYLEESTK from the exons ATGGCAGACATCCCGCCCGGAAATGTTGAGAAGGGAAAGAAGCTCTTTATTCAGAGGTGTGCTCAGTGCCATGTTGTAGAAGCGGGTGGCAAGCACAAAACCGGGCCATGTCTTAATGGTATGATGGGACGAAAAACGGGACAGGCTGCTGGATTTAATTACACTGatgcaaacaaaaataaag GTATCGTTTGGTCTAAGGACACGTTGTGGGTTTACCTGGAGAATCCGAAGAAGTACATCCCTGGAACAAAGATGATCTTCGCAGGCATGAAGAAGCCGCAGGAGAGAGCTGATTTGCTTGCGTATTTAGAAGAAtcaacaaaatga